A window of the Microvirga terrae genome harbors these coding sequences:
- a CDS encoding adenylate/guanylate cyclase domain-containing protein, whose product MRPDLRAKDPSREAEPFINLPDRPLEGDLVAALMRRHEVAAERLIGWLRVAIGLCVFTTVILADRILLRLTGMTLDMFERNAWIASFGFLLVGAVSIVLAVPQRWRHGFAYLFMVMDVGLVLVIAFFAVGERGLPGNALPSAPITWAAPLVLAVGALRYDVKVQLCAIALLAIGLIGIAVALDHRLVLDPAAMAAPAWHRLFSMPVNVMRLELLLLAGAATAFGIIRSRRLLASAVRDAIGRASLSRFLPAEIAPRVAAGDVNLRRGRRQKAVIVFVDIRDSTGLAEGMDPERLSQFFTAFRTRILGAVRNHRGFVDKFIGDGALILFGVPDETGDDAARALAFAHDLVRIVAAWNATRELPHTVRIGIGIHVGEVFCGIVGDEERMEFTVLGDAVNVASRLEQATKRYGEMILASGAAVEGSPDRTAWREIGLEPLAGRREPIPIFAPIPAAAASDGHVPAAPHASQKPT is encoded by the coding sequence ATGCGGCCAGATCTGCGCGCGAAGGATCCATCCCGGGAAGCAGAGCCGTTCATCAACCTGCCGGATCGCCCCCTCGAGGGGGACCTCGTCGCGGCCCTGATGAGGCGTCATGAGGTTGCCGCGGAGCGGCTGATCGGATGGCTGCGCGTGGCCATCGGCCTGTGCGTCTTCACGACCGTGATCCTCGCTGATCGCATTCTGCTTCGTTTGACGGGAATGACCCTCGACATGTTCGAGCGGAACGCCTGGATCGCCTCCTTCGGCTTCCTCCTCGTCGGGGCCGTCAGCATCGTGCTCGCGGTGCCGCAGCGCTGGCGCCACGGTTTCGCCTACCTGTTCATGGTGATGGATGTGGGGCTTGTCCTCGTCATCGCGTTCTTTGCCGTCGGCGAACGCGGACTGCCCGGCAACGCCCTGCCGTCCGCGCCAATCACCTGGGCGGCGCCGCTCGTTCTCGCCGTCGGGGCCCTCCGCTACGACGTGAAAGTCCAGCTCTGTGCCATCGCGCTCCTGGCGATCGGTCTGATCGGGATTGCCGTCGCGTTGGACCACCGTCTGGTCCTGGATCCTGCCGCCATGGCGGCGCCCGCATGGCATCGCCTGTTCTCGATGCCGGTCAACGTGATGCGGCTCGAACTGCTTCTCCTTGCGGGCGCAGCGACGGCCTTCGGCATCATCCGGTCGCGGCGCCTCCTGGCCTCCGCCGTCAGGGATGCCATCGGGCGGGCGAGCCTGTCGCGCTTTCTCCCGGCCGAGATCGCCCCCCGGGTGGCGGCCGGCGACGTCAACCTGCGCCGCGGGCGTCGTCAGAAAGCCGTGATCGTCTTCGTCGATATCCGCGACTCCACCGGTCTGGCCGAAGGCATGGACCCGGAGCGCCTGTCTCAGTTCTTCACGGCTTTCAGAACCCGGATCCTGGGAGCCGTCCGCAACCACCGCGGCTTCGTCGACAAGTTTATCGGGGACGGGGCGCTGATCCTGTTCGGCGTGCCGGACGAGACCGGCGACGACGCGGCGCGAGCCCTCGCCTTCGCGCATGATCTCGTCCGCATCGTGGCCGCCTGGAACGCGACCCGTGAACTGCCCCATACCGTGCGGATCGGCATCGGGATCCACGTCGGCGAGGTGTTCTGCGGGATCGTCGGCGACGAGGAGCGGATGGAGTTCACGGTCCTGGGCGATGCGGTGAACGTCGCCTCGCGTCTCGAGCAGGCGACGAAGCGGTATGGTGAGATGATCCTGGCCTCGGGGGCAGCCGTCGAGGGCTCGCCCGATCGCACGGCATGGCGGGAAATCGGGCTTGAACCTCTCGCTGGGCGCAGGGAACCGATCCCGATCTTCGCGCCGATTCCAGCCGCGGCGGCCAGCGATGGCCATGTGCCTGCTGCTCCTCACGCATCACAGAAGCCCACCTAG